The Tissierellales bacterium genome segment TTACAGGCTATCCGGAAAATAATGATTTGAAGAGTGTTACTATAATGAGTGATTCATCTACAGATGGAGATGCACTTTCTACTTCTGTATTTTTGCTAGGTCGTGAAAAAGGACTTGAGCTTGCAGAAAAATTGGAAGATGTGGATGCTATAATTATTACTAAATCAAATAAAATTTATACGACATCTGGTATAGGAGATGCTTTTGATTTAAGAAATGATAATTATGAATTGGTAAAATAGATGTTTGACAAAATATTTACAAAAAGTTTGTTTGTTTTTAATATAAATGGATATTATACTTATAAGTGGTAGCAAAGATGCTACTGCTTTTTAAGTTTTGGTGTATTCAATATTTATATATTGAAAAAAACTTGAGAAGAAAAATATTGTGGGATATGTTATATGGGAGGAAGAACTATGAAAAAAGTATCGTTATTAGCAGCATTATTGATGGCAGGTATGCTTGCCGTGACAGGTTGTAACTCAGGAGAAAAAACTACTGAGCCAGCTGAGACTGAAAAACCAGCAGTAGAAACAGCTGTTGAGGAAGAAAAAGCACCAGCTGAAACAGAAACAAAAGAAGAAGCAGCACCAGCTGAGACTGAAGCTAAAGAAGAAACTGCAGAAGAAGCTACGGCAGAAGAAACTATGGCGTACAAAGATGGCACTTACACAGCAGAAGAAGCTGAGTTTAGTGAAAAATCAGGTTGGAAAACAAATGTTACTATCGAAGTAAAAGATGGAAAAATCGTTTCAGTAGACTGGAATGGTATGCACAAAGATGGTGGAGACGACAAAAAGAAAGTTTCTATGGACGGAAAATATGGCATGGTAGAAAATGGCGGAGCTATTGCACCATGGCATGAGCAAGCAGCTAAAGTAGAAGCATATTTGATAGAAACACAAGATCCTACTATGATTGAGTTCAAAGAAGACAATCAGCACACAGATGCTATTGCAGGAGCTACTATCAAAGTTGATGGATTCTTCAAGTTAGCACAAGAAGCTCTTAAAGACGCTAAGTAGAAGTAAGAA includes the following:
- a CDS encoding FMN-binding protein → MKKVSLLAALLMAGMLAVTGCNSGEKTTEPAETEKPAVETAVEEEKAPAETETKEEAAPAETEAKEETAEEATAEETMAYKDGTYTAEEAEFSEKSGWKTNVTIEVKDGKIVSVDWNGMHKDGGDDKKKVSMDGKYGMVENGGAIAPWHEQAAKVEAYLIETQDPTMIEFKEDNQHTDAIAGATIKVDGFFKLAQEALKDAK